A stretch of Brassica rapa cultivar Chiifu-401-42 chromosome A08, CAAS_Brap_v3.01, whole genome shotgun sequence DNA encodes these proteins:
- the LOC103834424 gene encoding UPF0496 protein At4g34320 — MGNQTSKKSQETSFKTTTTNMHYTTELRSYEAACKADTELQSFDTCLHTRTSHVISTLATGVEVRALSFDSLKEVTECLLEMNQEVVKVILDCKKDIWKNQEMFELVEDYFENSLKTLDFCAALEKGLRKARDSQLLILVALQQFEDESLVEGCNGYEKTLDELKNFKDAESPFSKDFFKMFQSVYKHQMLMLEKLQLRKNKLDKKLKCIHTWRKLCNIIFVATFATVLICSVVAAAIAAPPVAAALAAATAVPVGSMGKWIDSLWKNYENSLKGQREVISSMQAGTYVAVKDLDNIRVLIEQLEIDISGMVTCAAFTVEHEAVKLGIDEIKKKLEVFKKNVEELGAQADLCSRDIRRARTVILQRIIKHPNNASSST; from the exons ATGGGAAACCAAACAAGCAAAAAGTCACAAGAGACATCGTTTAAGACCACAACGACAAACATGCACTACACAACGGAGCTGAGATCATACGAGGCTGCATGTAAAGCAGACACGGAGCTGCAATCTTTCGACACATGTTTACATACACGGACAAGTCACGTGATAAGCACGCTAGCTACGGGTGTTGAGGTTCGAGCGCTCTCGTTTGATTCCCTCAAAGAAGTGACCGAGTGCTTGCTAGAGATGAATCAAGAAGTGGTGAAAGTGATATTGGACTGTAAGAAAGATATATGGAAGAATCAAGAAATGTTTGAGCTCGTTGAAGATTACTTTGAGAATAGCTTGAAGACACTTGATTTCTGCGCTGCGTTGGAGAAAGGGTTGAGAAAAGCTCGTGATAGTCAGCTTTTGATCCTTGTTGCTCTTCAGCAGTTTGAAGATGAGAGCCTCGTTGAAG GTTGTAATGGATACGAGAAGACACTTGACGAGCTGAAGAATTTCAAAGACGCAGAATCACCTTTCAGCAAAGACTTCTTCAAGATGTTCCAGTCTGTGTACAAACACCAGATGCTGATGCTTGAGAAGCTACAGCTTCGCAAGAACAAGCTTGACAAGAAACTCAAGTGCATCCACACATGGAGAAAACTCTGCAACATCATCTTCGTGGCTACATTCGCCACTGTACTCATCTGCTCTGTTGTGGCTGCAGCCATTGCAGCTCCTCCCGTGGCTGCCGCTCTTGCCGCAGCTACAGCCGTGCCGGTGGGCTCAATGGGGAAATGGATCGATTCGCTGTGGAAGAACTATGAGAATTCACTTAAAGGACAGAGAGAGGTGATCAGTTCGATGCAGGCAGGGACATATGTGGCGGTTAAGGACTTGGATAATATCCGGGTTTTGATCGAACAGTTGGAGATTGACATCAGTGGGATGGTGACGTGTGCTGCATTCACAGTGGAACATGAAGCAGTCAAGCTTGGGATCGATGAGATAAAGAAGAAGCTTGAGGTGTTTAAGAAGAATGTAGAGGAATTAGGGGCTCAGGCTGATTTGTGTAGCAGAGATATAAGAAGGGCAAGGACTGTGATTCTGCAGAGAATCATCAAGCATCCCAACAATGCTAGTAGCAGCACCTGA